The following DNA comes from Cellulomonas soli.
GCCGCCGAGCTGGCCGCAACGCGCCAGCCATGGGAGGCGCTGACGGAGTGGCTCGACGCGTTCGTCACCTTCACCCAGGCCAAGCGCACGATCTTCGCCGAGGTCATCCAGTCCTTCGAACGGGACCCCGAGTCCGCCCAGCGCACCCGCGACCGCATCGACGCGGCGGTCGGCACCGTCCTGGAACGCGCGCACGCCGCCGGTGAGGTCGACCCCGACCTGACCGTGCACGACCTCATCCAGCTCATCGGCGGGCTCGTGCTGTCGGTCGCGACCGACGACTCACGCACCCCGTACCTGCTCGGCCTCGTGCTCCGCGGGATCCGCGCACCTGGACGCTGACCGGAGAACGTCCGACTGCAGCCCAGAACGCCAGGACGGCTCGCAGGAGGGGCAGGCTGGCCGTGCGCCCGTGAACACGTTGGTCAGCGGCATACGCAGACTACGGAATGTCATGAGAGAACTTATCGGCGCTTGATATGGGTCTGTGCCAACCAGATGTGAGCGCTCGCCAGTAGGTGCGATCCGCTGAGCCAGAACACCTAGTCCTCAGCCCGAAGGTACGCGTCCCGAGCAGCCTTCAGCTCCTCCCAGTGCGCTTCGAGTCCCGTGAGGGTGGGTGCGATGTCGAGAGTCGTGAGGGGCTGGGAGTGGGAGTCGATGTAGCGGCACGCCTCTTCGAAGATGCGGAGGACCGGCTCGATCGCGACGGGGAGCGCTCCGCTCTTGATCTTCCCGAGCTGCGTCATGTGAACGGCGGGCTGGTGCCGCTGTGTGACGCCCTGGAGCAGCTCGGTCTCCGTGAAGACCTCGCACCAGGAGCGGAGCCAGCCGTACCCGGTACGGACCAGGGCGGCGCGGGCCTGACCCTCTTCGGCGCGGGCGGCGGCGATGGTCTCATTGATGTTCTTCTTGAGGCCGCCGATGGTGTCCCAGCGCGGGTGGCTGGATCGGGTGACCCGTCCCTTGCCTTCCTCGTCGTCGATCTGGAAGTACACGCAGCGCTTGGATGCCTCCATGAGGTGCAGGAGCGTCATCGTGAACGCAATGTCGTGAGTGAAGACGATCACCTGTGCGCTCTGCGCCAGGTTCGCGATCCGCGCGGCGACCTCGTTGATGCGGCGGTGATCCAGGCTTGAGACGGGGTCATCGAAGATCACGGGTGCTGAGATCCCGGACAGGCGGGCCTCGGCGAGGAAGTCGGCGAGGGCGAGGACCTTCTGCTCGCCCTCGGACAGCACCTTCGACGGCCGGTGATTCTTGACGAGGACCTTGCGGCGTTTCGCGGTGCCGTCCCGCCCGATGTACTCGACCTTCAGCGACGGAGCCCGCAGGGACGCGCACTCCTCGGCGAAGTAGATGGCGAAGCTCTGGTTGATGAGCGCGTCACTCGCGGTTTTCGACAGCGCTGTGACGGCGCGGCGCAGCGCCGGTGCCGGTCGCGCGAGCACCGTGAGCCGGTCAGCCTCTTTGGCGTTCTTCACTTTGGTGTCGATCAGGGCCCACGACCGTCCGAGCTCGGCCGCGGCGGTGAGCTCGACAAGCTCCCGGCGCTTGGTCTGCAGCGCCTCGGCGCGGTTGGCGTCTTCAGACTCGAGCCGTTCGACGTCGCCCTCGATCTCAGCGAGGCGCGCCGTCAGCACGGCGTGAGCCGTCGCGACCCGGGCGGTGAGGTTGTGGTCGACAGCGGTGCCGCTTCGGGTGCTCGCCTTGACCGCGTCTAGTGCGGACGCGATGGATGCGACCTGCGCGTAGGAGTCCGGCTGCTCGGTCTGCTCGGCCAACTCAGTGACCCACGCGGTCACCTCGGGAGCGTCGATGCTCACGACGGTCCCCGTCGCCGTCGCGAGTGACTTCCTCGACTCGGCGATGTCGGCGCCGATCTTGTCCGCGAGGTAGTCGGCGTACTTGGCGACGAGCTCCTGGGCCCGGTCGCCGATCGGCTGACGACAGTACAGACAGCGGTTCTCATCGTGCGCGCCGGCCGTGATGAGGTGCTGCCGATAGGACTCACCGGCCTCGACGAACGTCTTCCACGTGTCGTCCGGAGTCGCGGGAAGGTCGGCTGCCTCGAACAGCTCCGCGCGGACGAGCGCGTAGTCGATCTCGAGGGCCGCGATGGTGGTCCGCGTGGTGTTGAACGCGTCAATGTCGAACGCCTCGATCCTCGCCGCGACGGAGCTCGCCTGTGCCAACACCCGGGCGACTCGCTGCTGGGCCCTAATGGTCGTCGACAGGGTGCCCGCCTCCAGCGCCGCGACGGCTTTCTGCAGGACCGCGACCCGCCCGTCAACGTCGCCCGAGGCATCAGCCAGCGCCCGCAGCGTGTCGAGGTCGCTGGACGCACCGAGCGTCTCCACGAGCGGGTATGCGGTCGCGTCGCGCGGAATCCGGGACAGCAGCGCCGATGCGCCGGTCGCGAGGGCTGCGAGCTCCGTGGCGATCCGCGCCTCGATGACCTGGATGGCGGCGTTCACGTGGTTGAACAGCGCCAGGCTCGCGGGCACGTAGACGTACTCGAGGTCGGCGTCGACGTGAGCGTTGACCGACGGACTGTCGAAGATCGACATGCGGGTAAACGGCGCCACACCGCCCGTCTCTCCGGACCAACGAAACGTGTGCCCAGTCTCGCCGAGGTCGTAGGCGATCAGGGCGCTCTGTGCCGTTGTGTTCGCCTGGGAGACGTCGCCGAGGATCTGGTCCGCGTTCCGACTGCCGGCGAGGGTCTTGAAGAGCCGGGAGTACCCCGTCTTCCCTGTGCCGTTCTCACCGTAGAGGAGCGTGAGGCCCGCGTGCGGAGTGATGACGGCACCGGAGACGAGCGCGTTGACACCCGTG
Coding sequences within:
- a CDS encoding AAA family ATPase codes for the protein MGDSESSTSSAADARVLLSTWANDNDEWVRAIVRRVLSAGRALVDSDVDEVYALFRQEKALDSRTLPKEPLLAVAASPAESDEVLRITSLSEVTGVNALVSGAVITPHAGLTLLYGENGTGKTGYSRLFKTLAGSRNADQILGDVSQANTTAQSALIAYDLGETGHTFRWSGETGGVAPFTRMSIFDSPSVNAHVDADLEYVYVPASLALFNHVNAAIQVIEARIATELAALATGASALLSRIPRDATAYPLVETLGASSDLDTLRALADASGDVDGRVAVLQKAVAALEAGTLSTTIRAQQRVARVLAQASSVAARIEAFDIDAFNTTRTTIAALEIDYALVRAELFEAADLPATPDDTWKTFVEAGESYRQHLITAGAHDENRCLYCRQPIGDRAQELVAKYADYLADKIGADIAESRKSLATATGTVVSIDAPEVTAWVTELAEQTEQPDSYAQVASIASALDAVKASTRSGTAVDHNLTARVATAHAVLTARLAEIEGDVERLESEDANRAEALQTKRRELVELTAAAELGRSWALIDTKVKNAKEADRLTVLARPAPALRRAVTALSKTASDALINQSFAIYFAEECASLRAPSLKVEYIGRDGTAKRRKVLVKNHRPSKVLSEGEQKVLALADFLAEARLSGISAPVIFDDPVSSLDHRRINEVAARIANLAQSAQVIVFTHDIAFTMTLLHLMEASKRCVYFQIDDEEGKGRVTRSSHPRWDTIGGLKKNINETIAAARAEEGQARAALVRTGYGWLRSWCEVFTETELLQGVTQRHQPAVHMTQLGKIKSGALPVAIEPVLRIFEEACRYIDSHSQPLTTLDIAPTLTGLEAHWEELKAARDAYLRAED
- a CDS encoding TetR/AcrR family transcriptional regulator, whose amino-acid sequence is MPSPAAQDAPPPQRTSPTGRPMRADARRNRERLLAAAREVFAEKPNDASMDDVARRAGVGIATLFRNFPKRIDLVGALYDEDLDALADRAAELAATRQPWEALTEWLDAFVTFTQAKRTIFAEVIQSFERDPESAQRTRDRIDAAVGTVLERAHAAGEVDPDLTVHDLIQLIGGLVLSVATDDSRTPYLLGLVLRGIRAPGR